The Erinaceus europaeus chromosome 16, mEriEur2.1, whole genome shotgun sequence genome includes a window with the following:
- the MGA gene encoding MAX gene-associated protein isoform X17, with product MEEKQQIILTNQDGATVAGAAPTFFVILKPPGNSKTDQGILVTNRDACALASSVSSPGKSKGKSCLPADCTVGGITVTLDNNSMWNEFYHRSTEMILTKQGRRMFPYCRYWITGLDSNMKYILVMDISPVDNHRYKWNGRWWEPSGKAEPHVLGRVFIHPESPSTGHYWMHQPVSFYKLKLTNNTLDQEGHIILHSMHRYLPRLHLVPAEKATEVIQLSGPGVHTFTFPQTEFFAVTAYQNIQITQLKIDYNPFAKGFRDDGLNSKPQRDGKQKNSSDQEGNSVPSSPGQRTRLTESEASEIQLSDSDPLSRGHETPGKDLEKPSLMIKRDIVGFMNIDSALEVPQLKQEVSERLEDSSPG from the exons ATGGAAGAGAAACAGCAGATTATATTAACTAATCAGGATGGTGCAACAGTGGCAGGAGCTGCACCTACCTTCTTTGTCATCCTAAAACCGCCAGGAAATAGCAAGACTGATCAAGGAATTTTGGTTACTAATCGAGATGCCTGTGCTTTGGCTAGCAGTGTGTCATCCCCAGGAAAGTCGAAAGGAAAGAGTTGCCTTCCAGCTGATTGTACTGTGGGAGGAATAACTGTCACCTTGGATAACAATAGCATGTGGAATGAATTCTATCATAGAAGCACAGAGATGATTCTGACCAAGCAAGGAAGACGTATGTTTCCCTACTGTCGTTATTGGATAACAGGTTTAGATTCCAATATGAAGTATATCCTTGTCATGGATATATCTCCTGTGGATAACCATCGTTATAAATGGAATGGTCGTTGGTGGGAACCCAGTGGAAAGGCTGAGCCCCATGTTTTGGGGAGGGTTTTTATTCATCCAGAATCTCCTTCCACGGGTCATTATTGGATGCATCAACCAGTTTCTTTCTATAAACTCAAGCTTACCAACAATACACTGGACCAAGAAGGGCACATAATCCTGCATTCTATGCATCGCTATCTGCCAAGGCTTCATTTGGTGCCTGCAGAAAAGGCTACGGAAGTGATACAATTAAGTGGTCCTGGTGTTCATACTTTTACTTTCCCACAGACTGAATTCTTTGCAGTAACAGCTTATCAGAACATTCAGATTACCCAGTTGAAAATAGATTACAACCCATTTGCTAAAGGTTTCCGGGATGATGGACTGAATAGTAAGCCCCAGAGAGATGGAAAGCAAAAGAACAGCTCTGACCAAGAAGGGAATAGTGTTCCCAGTTCTCCTGGTCAACGGACCCGTCTTACAGAAAGTGAGGCATCAGAAATACAGCTAAGTGATTCAGACCCCTTATCTAGGGGCCATGAAACACCAGGCAAGGATTTGGAGAAGCCATCCCTTATGATAAAACGAGACATTGTAGGTTTCATGAATATTGATTCAGCACTTGAAGTCCCTCAGTTGAAGCAAGAAGTTTCTGAAAG ACTAGAAGATAGCTCTCCTGGTTGA